CGACGGAGGTGAGCAGCGGGCCGTCCGGGTCCACCTCGTAGGGTCCGAACAGCTCCCGTGACCGCGCTACGGTGACCTGGTGTTCCCAGCTGGTGCCACCCTCCGCGGTGATCAGCCAGTACCAGCCGTCGTGGCGGTAGAGGTGCGGACCCTCGGTCATCCCGACCGGGGTTCCGGTGAACAGGAGGCGGGGCCGGCCGACGAGAGCGCGTGCCACCCGGTCGTACTGCTGGATCTCGATGCCGCCGAAGCGGTCCCGGCCGGGTCGCCAGTCCGCGCACATGCTCAACAGCCAGGTGGTGCCGTCGTCGTCGTGGAACAGCGCGGCATCGAAACCGCGCCCGTGCAGCTCCACCGGATCCGACCAGGGTCCGGCGATGTCCGGCGCGGTGACCAGGTAGTTCTGTGGATCCCAGTAACCGCTGGCGAAGCTGGCCACGTCGCTGTAGACGAGGTGGAACTCGCCGTCGTGGTAGGTCAGGTCGGGTGCCCACACCCCGTTGGAGTCCCCGCAACCGCGCAGGTCGAGCAGGCGACGGTCGGTGATGATCCCGCCCAGGGTCCGCCAGTGCACGAGGTCACGCGAATGGTGTACGAGCACGCCTGGGTACCACTCGAACGTCGAGGTGGCCAGGTAGTAGTCGTCGCCGACGCGCAGGATCGACGGGTCCGGGTGGAACCCGGCGAGGACAGGGTTGCGGATCGACCGGGCAGCGGTCGCCGTGGCAGCGGTGTCGGTCGACACGAGGGCTCCTCTGGGCAAGCTTTCGGAAACTTCCGGGTCTACGTACCGGTAGCTGTGGAAGCCCTGACTACGCTAGCCGTTCCATTCGCAATTAAACAGAGACCTTGACCAGTGTGGAAACAACTCGTAGCGTCCCGGCCATCGATTGGTAGTACCGGTGAAGCGCCGAAAGTTCCAGAGATGCCGCTCGAACCGACTCCAGCCAGACGAAGGGCCGACCGTGGGCTCCGACACCCGTCGAAACGTCACCATCGCGATGATCGCGCGGTTGGCCGGCGTCTCCGTGCCCACTGTCTCCCGGGTCATCAACGGCCGCTCCGACGTCGCCCCCCGGACCCGGGAACGGGTCGAGGATCTCCTCACCCTGCACGGCTACCGTCGCCGTTCGCCCGTCAAGGAGACCCCTGCCGCCCTGATCGACCTGGTCTTCAACGACCTGGACAGCCCGTGGGCGGTGGAGATCATCCGCGGGGTGGAGGAGGTCGCGCTGAGCAGCGGCGTCGGCACCGTCGTCTCGGCCATCCACTGGCGCATCTCCTCGGCGAAGCAGTGGCTCGACAACATGCGCGCCCGCTCCACGGACGGGATCATCTTCGTGACCTCGATGGTGAATCCGCCGCTGCAGGCCGAGCTGAGCCGGCTCCGACTCCCGGTGGTCATCATCGACCCCGCCGGCGTGGACCCGCAGGCGGCACCCACCATCGGCGCCACCAACTGGGCGGGCAGCCTGAGCGCCAACCAGTACCTGCTCGGCCTGGGTCACCGCCGCATCGGCTACATCGCCGGTCCACCGCACCTGATGTGCAGCCGGGCCCGGTTGGACGGCTATCGCGCCGCCCTCGGCGCCGCCGGCATCGCTGTCGACGACACCCTGATCCGCCCCGGCAACTTCTATCACCAGGCCGGCTACACAGCCGGTACGCAACTGCTGTCCCTGTCCGACCCGCCCACCGCCATCTTCGCCGCCAGCGACCAGATGGCGCTCGGCGTCTACGAGGCGGTCCGCAAACGCGGCCTACGGGTGCCCGACGACATCAGCGTGGTCGGCTTCGACGACCTGCCGGAGGTCCAGTGGTGCTCGCCGCCGTTGACCACGGTCCGTCAACCGCTGGCCAAGATGGGCATGCTGGCCGCGCGTACCGTGCTGCGGCTCGCCGCCGGCGAGACGATCGAGAGCCCACGCGTCGAACTCGCCACCGACCTCATCGAGCGCGACAGCGCCGCAGCGCCCCGGCGCCGCTGACGCGAAGCGGCCGAACGACGGCTCGTGGCGGTCTGACGACGGGTTCCACCGCGCGTTAGCGTGAAAGAGTGGCGGACCGGTTCCATCTCGCGCAGGTGAATGTCGCGCTCCCCGACGACACCGCCGACAAGAATGCCCTGGACTCGTTCTTCGCGTTGTCAGACCTGGTCAATGAAGCGGCCGACTCCGCGCCTGGCTTCATCTGGCGTCCACAAACACCGCTGCCGAACCCGTGTCTGTTGGGTGTGGACGGCCTACTGGTGACGATGAGTGTTTGGCGAACGGTCGACGACCTCAGACACTTCATCTTTCACGGCGTCCACGCCGGTGCTCTGAGGCGGCGGCGGGAGTGGTTCCGGGACCTGCCTGAGGCGCACATGGCTCTGTGGTGGATTCCCGCAGGAAGGAAGCCCGGCCTCGCCGAGGGTGAGGAGCGGCTGCTCCACGTGCGCGAGCACGGGCCCAGCCCTTACGCGTTCCATCTCGGCAAGACATACCCGCCACCGGTTCGGATGCCTGGCTCGTCCCCGCCGCAGGTCACCTGATGAGCTTTCTCTTCTCAGAGGGCAACATCTATGCGATCCTGGCCCAGTAGGCCTCTTCTGGTAGGAGACCCCATGAGCGAGACCGCGTCGAAGCCGCACCCCAAGCAGCCGCAGACCCTTCTCCTTGAGGTGCAGGCCATAGCCGTTCCCCGTGATCGTGGCTACCTCCAGAACAAGAACGGCAACAACAAGATCTAGTCGGACGTGGTGACGTCCGGTGTCACCTGGGCCAAGCTCCGTCCGAACTCTTGAACGCGGCGTCGGTCATCCGTGCTCTGGAGTTCGACCCAGAAGTCTTCGACAAGCTTCTCGACCATTTTCGATTTCAGTTCGCTGGCGATCTTCGCCGCGCGCATGGCGTGGGTGCATGCTTCATCGACGTCCCCGCCGCGCAATTGTGATGTGGCCAGGTAGATGAGGTTCGAACCGACCTGCCTGCCGTTGCTGTTCTCCAGGCTCAGCTTTGCGGCCTGCTCCAGGTTGGTCCGGTCGTTGAGTTGCCGGAACG
Above is a window of Micromonospora coriariae DNA encoding:
- a CDS encoding LacI family DNA-binding transcriptional regulator translates to MIARLAGVSVPTVSRVINGRSDVAPRTRERVEDLLTLHGYRRRSPVKETPAALIDLVFNDLDSPWAVEIIRGVEEVALSSGVGTVVSAIHWRISSAKQWLDNMRARSTDGIIFVTSMVNPPLQAELSRLRLPVVIIDPAGVDPQAAPTIGATNWAGSLSANQYLLGLGHRRIGYIAGPPHLMCSRARLDGYRAALGAAGIAVDDTLIRPGNFYHQAGYTAGTQLLSLSDPPTAIFAASDQMALGVYEAVRKRGLRVPDDISVVGFDDLPEVQWCSPPLTTVRQPLAKMGMLAARTVLRLAAGETIESPRVELATDLIERDSAAAPRRR
- a CDS encoding DUF3291 domain-containing protein, which encodes MADRFHLAQVNVALPDDTADKNALDSFFALSDLVNEAADSAPGFIWRPQTPLPNPCLLGVDGLLVTMSVWRTVDDLRHFIFHGVHAGALRRRREWFRDLPEAHMALWWIPAGRKPGLAEGEERLLHVREHGPSPYAFHLGKTYPPPVRMPGSSPPQVT